Part of the Candidatus Poribacteria bacterium genome is shown below.
GGACTTAGCGGTGATGATGATAGGATTTAACTTTTCCCCACGTAGTGGCTAACTTGCCTTCCGCTTTGACAGCAAGTGCCTTTTCTGGACGTGTGCCACTCCCGAGTTCCTTGACTTCATCTTCAGTGAGGGCGCGGTCCCAGATGATAACATCGTCGATGATGCCATCAAGGAACGTATCGTTGCCATCATTGCCACCGATCCCTCGACCTGCCCCGAGTTCCAAAGGACGATCTTTGAACAGATTGTAAGGTTCCGGTGCCAGTTTCGGATTTTGTTGGCCACTCACGGGTATCTCGGTTTTTCCGCCCTCTGGCGTTACGTATCCAATTGCCTCCTCACCATCTGCCGTCTGGCAGAGATGGAACCACTTATCGGTTTCAATGGCACCATCCGTGGCGAACCAGTTTTCAGCACCGCCACTGCATGTTCCCCACGTCAGACCGGTATCACTGGTTGTCACCATACGAAAGGTGAAGTTGGCACCCCAACCGACCTTTTCGCCTTTCCAAACCCCGGAG
Proteins encoded:
- a CDS encoding LamG domain-containing protein, producing the protein MKLSISILAIAMLMIGISGAAFADINDGVVAAWTFDDGKVTDAIADAHGELFKGATITGDGKFGKALDVDGNQDSRADIEFNDKLESIIEGAHTVSYWLYVREGRNHSGVWKGEKVGWGANFTFRMVTTSDTGLTWGTCSGGAENWFATDGAIETDKWFHLCQTADGEEAIGYVTPEGGKTEIPVSGQQNPKLAPEPYNLFKDRPLELGAGRGIGGNDGNDTFLDGIIDDVIIWDRALTEDEVKELGSGTRPEKALAVKAEGKLATTWGKVKSYHHHR